A genomic window from Populus nigra chromosome 7, ddPopNigr1.1, whole genome shotgun sequence includes:
- the LOC133699315 gene encoding uncharacterized protein At5g08430, with amino-acid sequence MGDFVWMEEYTDGPPLFAPPSTSKRKARTPRKLEFTGWGSTLLLEFLQSIGTGTTNQISQYDVTAIINKYVNDRNLLHPTKKKRVLCDEWLLPLFGRKTINRIRIYDLLEPHFAENKVGSDDDFFDTTDDDEDNNAYQRHKCSASDRKCHSKKRVFEAPKSCFAAIVPDNIKLVYLKRLLVQDLAKNNPETFQSKIVGSFVRIKSDPNDYLQKNSHMLVQVTGLVESSRANGINTEMLLEVSNYMKDVRISMLSDDNFSKEECEDLNQRVRDGSLKRPTIVELEEKAQVLHEDITKHWLRGELAFLQKLIDRANEKGWRRELFDYLERKKLLETPDEQTRLLLDIPKVIADEIEDEPAPEDFPVNIKQGNDGSPKSSLDGVLEIPNSDVASNKTSTWISFSKNSAGNQAVLATPKQSNRMDHQHFVEAQPKQLTNIMGESNDETLPLNIEDKKHRQCSMDVQVIDLSDSEEDEGPRHRDNVQIIDCDPGSFLWHYLDPQGDVQGPFSLTLLKRWNDADYFLPGFKVWKTGQSRNEAVLLTDVLRSIVD; translated from the exons atgggtgATTTTGTTTGGATGGAAGAATATACAGATGGCCCCCCACTGTTTGCTCCCCCTTCAACCTCCAAAAGAAAGGCTCGAACGCCTAGGAAACTGGAATTTACTGGATGGGGCTCCACTCTCCTTCTTGAATTCCTTCAATCTATTGGTACAGGTACCACCAATCAGATTTCTCAGTACGATGTTACTGCCATCATTAACAAGTATGTCAACGACCGCAACCTCCTCCACCCCACCAAAAAGAAGAGGGTTCTTTGCGATGAATGGCTTCTTCCTCTTTTTGGAAGGAAGACCATCAATCGAATCCGAATCTATGACCTCCTCGAACCCCATTTTGCTGAAAACAAAGTTGGTTCTGATGATGATTTCTTTGATACTACGGATGATGACGAGGATAATAATGCCTACCAACGCCACAAGTGTTCAGCCTCGGATAGAAAATGTCATTCTAAGAAAAGGGTTTTTGAAGCTCCCAAGAGCTGTTTTGCTGCTATTGTTCCTGATAACATTAAGCTTGTTTATCTGAAGAGGCTTTTGGTTCAGGATCTTGCCAAGAACAACCCCGAAACATTTCAAAGCAAAATTGTTGGAAGCTTTGTGAGAATCAAGTCTGATCCTAATGATTACCTCCAGAAAAACTCTCACATGCTCGTGCAGGTCACTG GTTTAGTGGAGTCTTCCAGAGCTAATGGTATTAACACTGAAATGCTTCTTGAAGTTTCAAATTATATGAAAGATGTCCGCATATCTATGCTTTCAGATGATAACTTTTCTAAG GAAGAATGTGAAGATCTGAATCAGAGAGTAAGAGATGGTTCACTCAAGAGGCCAACTATT GTAGAGCTTGAAGAGAAGGCCCAAGTTTTGCATGAAGATATAACAAAGCAT TGGCTTCGTGGAGAACTTGCTTTTCTTCAAAAGCTCATTGATAGGGCAAATGAAAAGGGTTGGCGTAGAGA ACTGTTTGATTACTTGGAAAGAAAGAAGCTGCTTGAGACTCCTGATGAACAGACACGGCTATTGCTTGACATTCCAAAAGTCATAGCCGATGAAATAGAAGACGAGCCTGCACCAGAGGATTTTCCAGTGAATATAAAACAAGGAAATGATGGTTCACCAAAATCATCTCTGGATGGAGTTCTGGAAATTCCCAATTCTGATGTAGCTTCAAATAAAACTTCAACTTGGATTTCTTTCAGCAAGAATTCTGCAG GAAACCAAGCTGTCCTGGCAACACCAAAACAGAGCAACAGAATGG ATCATCAGCATTTTGTTGAAGCTCAGCCAAAGCAGTTAACAAACATCATGGGGGAGAGCAATGATGAAACGCTGCCTCTCAACATAGAAGATAAAAAGCATCGTCAATGCTCGATGGACGTGCAGGTGATTGATTTGAGCGACAGTGAAGAAGATGAAGGCCCGAGGCATAGAGATAATGTTCAGATTATTGATTGTGATCCGGGAAGTTTTTTGTGGCATTATTTAGATCCCCAAGGAGATGTACAAGGTCCCTTCTCATTGACATTATTAAAACGTTGGAATGATGCTGACTACTTTCTTCCAGGGTTCAAGGTTTGGAAGACAGGACAGAGCCGAAACGAAGCAGTATTGTTGACTGATGTTCTTCGCAGTATTGTTGATTGA